The Schistocerca gregaria isolate iqSchGreg1 chromosome 4, iqSchGreg1.2, whole genome shotgun sequence genome contains a region encoding:
- the LOC126266836 gene encoding uncharacterized protein LOC126266836: MQIRWYKKRITAVSIAAIVLYFIFRSQEHSAIFKIIIRDTKPADVWEYVADFSNMKKLNPTIVDFSILSESGNYDHWKYSAEYKEFLPHAPFIHHSTHADFEVRQDGESYIINSNHSTCFFKGVACFPATSEFMFSKLGSNTLCVERVTYKCPFLFARMCQKDVDYQRSSVMRNLEKQFTAKKKVKKS, encoded by the exons ATGCAGATCCGTTGGTACAAGAAACGCATAACTGCTGTTTCTATTGCAGCAATTGTGCTTTATTTTATCTTTCGTTCTCAAGAGCACAGTgccatttttaaaattatcataCGAGATACTAAACCAGCTGATGTCTGGGAGTATGTTGCTGATTTTAGTAACATGAAGAAGCTCAATCCTACAAT TGTAGACTTCAGCATTTTGTCAGAGAGTGGTAACTATGATCACTGGAAATATTCTGCTGAATATAAAGAATTTCTGCCACATGCACCATTTATCCACCACTCCACTCATGCTGACTTTGAAGTACGACAAGATGGAGAGTCTTACATAATCAACTCAAATCATAGCACATGTTTTTTTAAGGGTGTGGCTTGCT TTCCTGCAACATCTGAATTCATGTTTTCCAAATTAGGGTCAAATACTCTCTGTGTTGAGCGAGTGACTTATAAGTGCCCATTTTTGTTTGCAAGAATGTGTCAAAAAGATGTGGATTACCAGAGAAGTTCAGTAATGCGAAATTTGGAGAAACAATTCACAGCtaagaaaaaagttaaaaaaagctaG